A window of Microbispora hainanensis genomic DNA:
CTGCGGCTGCACCAGACCCAGAGCGGAGGCGAGACGATCGCCTCACCACGGGCCTACATCGCCACCCTGGTCACCCGGCTGGCCATCGACCAGTTGCGCTCGGCACGCGTACGGCGGGAGCGCTACATCGGCGAGTGGCTGCCGGAACCGCTCGCCACCGATCCCACGCCGGGCGAGCACGCCGAGACCGCCGACTCGCTGTCGCTGGCCGTCCTGGTGCTGCTGGAAAGCCTGACGCCACAGCAGCGGGCCGCGTTCCTGCTTCGCGAGGTCTTCGACTATCCGTACGCGGAGGTCGCCGAGATCGTCGGCACCGACGTGGACAGCACGCGGCACCTGGTCGCCCGCGCCCGCGGCCACCTCCGGCAGCGCCGCCCGCGCTATCACGCCTCCCGGCAGCAGCGGCAGGAGCTCGCCGGGCGCTTCTTCGCCGCCGTCGAGCACGGCGACCTGCGCGCGCTGGAAGAGCTGCTGGCGCAGGACGTGGCGATGCACGGCGACGGCGGCGGCAAGGTGCCGGCGCTGGGACGTCCGCTCAACGGACGCCTGCGCGTGGCGCGCGTCCTGGCGGCGATGGCGCCCCTGCTGGCCCGTGCCGGCGGTGTGCGCTTCCATCTCACGCAGGTCAACGGCCAGCCGGGGGCCCTGGTCTACGACGCCCGCGACCTGCTGGTCGGGGTGATGGGACTGGACATCGCCGACGGCCGGATCCAGACCATCCACTCCATCGTCAACCCCGACAAGCTCCAGCATTTCGACCGGGTCGGCGACCTCGGCGCCCTGGTCCGCGCAAGCCACGGGGGCACCTGGAAGGGCTGATCTCGCCGGGCACACGGGGCTGACGACCCCCGGCGGTCCCCAGCGCCGGCCCCCGGCGACGAGCGGCCCGCCGTCGGAACCGGCCGAGCATGGCGCTCGCATCGCGCGATGCGAGCGAGCGGCGCTGTCCCCGAACCGGCTGAGCCAGGTGCCCTGCATTGCTGATGCGATCGAGCGGCGCCGTCCCCGAACCGGCCGAGCCAGGCGCCTGCATCGCTGATGCGGCCGAGCGGTGCCGTCGCCGGACCCGGCACCGTCCGGCAGCCGCCGGAAACCACCGGTTCAACCGCCGCCGGACGCCCGGCGGCCTCTGTTCCATCCGCGCCCCTGGGCCCTTCCACGACGTTCGTACCCTTGATCACGACTGGACGACTCGATGAACCTCGCACTGTGGATCGTTGCCGGACTGCTGGCCGTGGTGGCCCTGGCCGGTGGTGCCATCAAGGCATTCACGCCGAAGGAGAAGCTCGCCGCGACCCCAGGTGGAGCATGGACGCGAAGCGTCAGCGCCGGGGGAGTCAAGACCCTCGGCGTCCTGGAGATCCTCGCCGCGGCCGGCTTCACACTGCCCTACCTTCTTGAGTGCGAGCGCGCTCCGGTTGGTGTAGAAGATCGGGGTGTGCGAACGAGGCAGGGATGGCTCTCACGCTGGCTGCCCTCGATGGCAAGGGAGGCTCGGCCCCCTGCCTCGTCGCTTCTCCTTGACCGCTGATTAGGCACTGCGATTGATCGCTATGTAGGGCATGGACGGCGAGGAGAGGCTGCATGGCAGTGACGGGAGAGGAAGGAGTGGCATGGCCGTCGCTGTAGGTATCGACGTTTCCAAGGAGTTCCACTGGGCCGAGATCAAGGTCGCTGAGACCGGGAAGGTGCTGCTCAGCCGCCGCTTCGACAACGCCCCCGGTGCCATTGGCGAGCTGATCGAGCACATCACCGTCGCGCAGGCCGAGCACGGCCCGGCCACTGTCGGGATCGACGTGCTGGGTGGTATCGCCGGCCTGCTGGAGGCGATGCTGCTGCACGCGGGCCTTGCCGTGGTCCATGTGCCGGGGATGGCGGTCAACCGGGCACGGCGCGCCACCGTGGGCGGGGAGCGCAAGAGCGACCCCAAGGACGCCCGCGTGATCGCCGATCAGGTGCGCATGCGCGATGACCTGCGACCAGTGCAGCCGGGCCGGGAACTGGACGCCGAACTGCGGCTGCTGGTCGGCCGGCGTGCGGAGCTGGTCACCGACGCCACCCGGCGGGCCGCCCGCCTGCGGGATCTGCTCACCTCGATCCACCCCGGCCTGGAGCGAGTGGTCGATGTCACCGGCAAGCTCGGTCTCCACCTGCTGACCCGCTTTGTCACTCCGGCCGAGATCCGCGACGCCGGGCTGGAGGACGTACTGGCCCATCTGCGCCAGGTGCGGCATGTGAAGGCGTCGATGGTCCGAGCGCTGGCCGAGGCGGCGATCGACGCCGCGGCAGCCCAGCACATCGCCGTCCCCGGGCAGACGGTGGCTGCGGACATCATCCGCGACCTGGCGGCCGAAGCGCTGGCCGGACGTGAACGGCTGGCCCAGCTCGATGCGCGCATCCAGGAGGTGCTGGCGCGCCACCCTGATGCGGCCCTCATCCTCAGCCTGCCGGGGATGGGGGCGACCCTGACTGCGGAGTTCCTCGCCGAAACCGGCGGCATTGCCCGATTCGCCAGCCCCGACCAGCTCGCCTCGGCCGCGGGCCTGGCCCCGGTGCTCAAGCAGTCGGGCAAGGTCCGCTACTTGCAGCGCGCCACGGCAGGCAACAAGGCCCTCAAGCGGGTCTTCTACCAGTCGGCCTTCATCGCTATCAGCTGCGACCCGGCCAGCCGGGCCTTCTACGACCGCAAACGCGCCGCAGGCAAACGGCATCACCAGGCCCTCATCGCCCTGGCCCGCCGCCGTGTCAACGTCCTGCACGCGATTCTGCGGCACAGGAGGCCGTACGACCCTAGCCATGTCCGGGCTGCGGTGGCTTGACAAAAGCATTAGGCAGCCCCCCGCGACCGGCATCGCACCGGTGCTGGTGCCGGTGACCGCGCTCTGCTGGATCGCGCTGATGGTCGGCGCGATGATCACGCACGGCCGTCGCGGCGAGCTCCGGTTCGCGGCGCTGAACCTGGCCTACCTCGCGCTCGCCGTTTTCGTCGCCTGGGGCCGCTTCGGCCCCGGCGCCTTCACCGGCTGACCGCCGGCTTCCAGGGCGATGCCGGGGGGCCGGACCGGCGGGCTCGGTCCTGCCCCCGGCGCGGCCCCCGGCGCGACGCTTGCCGGACCACGGTCGGACCACGGTCGGACCACGGTCGGCCCGCCGCCGGACCACATGTCCCTGCTGACCGCACGCCTCTGCCAACCGCACGCCCCTGTCAACCGCACGCCTCTGCCGACCGCACGCCCCTGCCGTTCGTGGGCGTGTGCTCCCCGCGCGCCGGCGTCTACTCCCGCTGCCGGTGCCGAGGCCGCGGCCAACGCCGGAGGAAAACGTTCGAGCGCCGCGCTGTCGCCGGCGGGAAAACCGTTTGAGCCTGCCGTACGCGCTCTCGTAGGGTGCCTGCGGCCCATCGCAGTGAGGACAGAGGACATAACCGCGTGACCCCGCCCGCTCTGTAGACCTGACACCTTCTTCCGCTCACCTTCACGCCGACCGTTCCGTCGGCTCTGCCGGGCTGCCCGCGTGCGCCCGGTCATGCAGCGTTTGGGGCCGCGCGCAATCGGCCTCGTGTCAGGTCTAGAGAGATCATGTCTTCACAACCTCATATCGTGCTGCCCTGGGTCGTCCGCCGGACCAGGCTGCCTCTGCTGTCGTCGCGGTGCGTGGACTGCCGGTCGGAGTCCGCCACCACCGGCGAGGGCAGGTTCCGCGTCAACGCCAACGGCAAGCTGCTGGACGTGTGGCTGCTGGTCCGCTGCGTGTCCTGCGACCGCACGAGCAAGCTCAACGTGCACGAACGGGCGCCGGTCGCCTCGTTCGACCCGGCCGAGCTGGAGCGCTACCACGCCAACGATCCGGAGCTGGTGGCGTCCACGCTGCTCGATCCGCTGTTCGCCCGGCGCAACCGCGTCGCTCTCGATTGGACGGGGGCCTGGCGGCTGGACACCCCGTCGGCATGGCTCGACGAGGGGTGGCCCGTCCGGGTGGAGGTCGTCTTCGACGATCCGGTGCCGGTGCGCCCGGAGCGGCTCATCGCGCAGGGGCTCGGCCTCAGCAGGAACGAGATGCTGCGCCGGGTCAAGTGCGACGTTCCGCCGCGCCGTACGACGAGCACCGGGTTCGCCTTCACCGTGCTGCCCGGGGACTGACCGGATGTAGCCGCGGCGCGTGAGCCGGACGGGGGCGGTTCCGGAGGCCCGGAGCCGCCCCCGGACGCGTACGGAGCGAGGCCCGGCCCGGCCGCGCGGTGGTTCCGGGGCTCGGAGTGCCCGCCGTGTCTGGCGTCGCACGCATGATTTGGACGATCATCGTCGCGTACGTTCACCCGCGTCTGATATGGCGTTCCGGGGGGCGGGTGTAGGAGTATCGCAGGGGCCTGAGTCATGGGAGGCGTTGTGTCGGTGTTGCGTGATCTGGTGGACGGCATCCGGAGCGGGGGGATCGAGGTGCTCGACCTCACCGCGCCGCTGAGCGACAAGACGCCGATCCTGTTGCTGCCGGAGCCCTTCGGGCAGACGGTGCCGTTCTCGATGCAGGAGATCAGCCGATACGACGACCGCGGCCCGGCCTGGTATTGGAACAACTTCACCACGGGCGAGCACACCGGCACGCACTTCGACGCGCCGGTCCACTGGGTGACCGGACGCGACGGCGAGGACGTGTCGCAGGTGGCCCCCGCCAAGCTGATCGCGCCCGCCGTGGTGCTCGACTTCAGCGCCCAGTCGGCCGCCGACCCCGACTTCCTGCTGGAGGTCGACCACGTCAAGGCATGGGAGGCCGAGCACGGGCCGCTGCCCGACGGCGGCTGGCTGCTCTACCGCACCGGGTGGGACGCCCGCGCCCAAGACCAGGCGGAGTTTCTGAACGCCGACGAGACCGGGCCGCACACGCCGGGCATGTCCATCGACTGCGCCCGCTACCTTGCCGAGGAGACCCCGATCACGGGCATCGGCGTGGAGACCGTCGGCACCGACGCGGGCGCGGCCCACTCCTTCGACCCCCCCTTCCCCTGCCACTCCTTCCTGCTCGGCGCCGGGAAGTACGGCCTGACGCAGTTGCGCAATCTCGACCGGCTGCCGCCCACCGGAGCGGTGGTGGTCGCCGGGCCGCTGCCGATCGTCGGCGGCTCGGGCAGCCCGGTCCGCGTGCTCGCGCTGGTGGAGCGGTGAACGTCGCGGAGGCCGTCGGCGCGGCCCTCGCCGCCCTCGGCGTGAGGGCGGCCTTCGGCGTCGTCGGCAGCGGCAACTTCCACGTCACCAACGCCCTCATCGAGCACGGCGTGCGCTACGTCGCGGCGCGGCACGAGGGCGGGGCCGCCACGATGGCCGACGCCTACGCCCGGATGAGCGGCACGGTCGCCGTGCTCACCGTCCACCAGGGGCCCGGCCTGACCAACGCGCTGACCGGTGTCACCGAGGCGGCCAAGAGCCGCACCCCGCTGCTCGTGCTAGCCCCGGAGGTGACCTCGCCCACCTCCAACTTCCGCATCGACCAGACCGCGCTCGCCGAGGCCGTGGGCGCGCACTGCGCCAGGGTCGGCTCGGCCGCCACGGTCGTGGACGACACCGTGATGGCCTTCCTCGCCGCGCTGCTCGGGCGCCGGACCGTGGTGCTCAACCTGCCTCTCGATGTGCAGGCCGAGGAGCTGCCCGACGAGGCCGCCGAGGCCGTACGCGAACTGCTGGCCGGCCGGGGCGGCGCGCACCGCGACGTGGCGAGCCGCGTGCCGGCGGCGTGGGGGCTGACGTTCCCCATCGAGGCCAGGGACGACGAGGAGACGCAGGGCATCCCGGCGGAGCCGTCCGACGCGCTGACGCGGCTCGCGCGGATGCTGGCGGAGGCCGAGCGGCCGGTCTTCGTGGCCGGCCGGGGAGCCCGCGGCTCGCGGCGGGAGCTGGAGGCGCTCGGCGAGCGGGTGGGGGCGCTGTTCGCCACCTCGGCGGTCGCCAAGGGCCACTTCCACGGCAGCCCGTGGGACCTCGACGTGAGCGGCGGTTTCGCCACCCCGCTCGCGGCCGAGCTGATCCGGAGCGCCGACCTCGTCGTCGGCTGGGGCTGCACGTTCACCATGTGGACCACGCGGCACGGCGC
This region includes:
- a CDS encoding DoxX family protein, coding for MLVPVTALCWIALMVGAMITHGRRGELRFAALNLAYLALAVFVAWGRFGPGAFTG
- a CDS encoding DoxX family protein, whose product is MNLALWIVAGLLAVVALAGGAIKAFTPKEKLAATPGGAWTRSVSAGGVKTLGVLEILAAAGFTLPYLLECERAPVGVEDRGVRTRQGWLSRWLPSMAREARPPASSLLLDR
- a CDS encoding DUF1062 domain-containing protein; its protein translation is MLPWVVRRTRLPLLSSRCVDCRSESATTGEGRFRVNANGKLLDVWLLVRCVSCDRTSKLNVHERAPVASFDPAELERYHANDPELVASTLLDPLFARRNRVALDWTGAWRLDTPSAWLDEGWPVRVEVVFDDPVPVRPERLIAQGLGLSRNEMLRRVKCDVPPRRTTSTGFAFTVLPGD
- a CDS encoding RNA polymerase sigma-70 factor, yielding MSTSDLYGELRPRAFAIAYQMLGSVGEAEDVVQEAFLRLHQTQSGGETIASPRAYIATLVTRLAIDQLRSARVRRERYIGEWLPEPLATDPTPGEHAETADSLSLAVLVLLESLTPQQRAAFLLREVFDYPYAEVAEIVGTDVDSTRHLVARARGHLRQRRPRYHASRQQRQELAGRFFAAVEHGDLRALEELLAQDVAMHGDGGGKVPALGRPLNGRLRVARVLAAMAPLLARAGGVRFHLTQVNGQPGALVYDARDLLVGVMGLDIADGRIQTIHSIVNPDKLQHFDRVGDLGALVRASHGGTWKG
- a CDS encoding thiamine pyrophosphate-binding protein, whose translation is MNVAEAVGAALAALGVRAAFGVVGSGNFHVTNALIEHGVRYVAARHEGGAATMADAYARMSGTVAVLTVHQGPGLTNALTGVTEAAKSRTPLLVLAPEVTSPTSNFRIDQTALAEAVGAHCARVGSAATVVDDTVMAFLAALLGRRTVVLNLPLDVQAEELPDEAAEAVRELLAGRGGAHRDVASRVPAAWGLTFPIEARDDEETQGIPAEPSDALTRLARMLAEAERPVFVAGRGARGSRRELEALGERVGALFATSAVAKGHFHGSPWDLDVSGGFATPLAAELIRSADLVVGWGCTFTMWTTRHGALIGPDTKVVQVDLDPDALGVHREIDLGVVGDVRETARAVVALLGEAEPATEGETGTRGYRSPEIAERIAREGRWRDVPYDDLSTGGRIDPRTLTIGLDDLLPQERLVSVDSGNFMGYPSMFLTVPDGSAFCFTQAYQSIGLGLATAIGAAVARPDRLAVAALGDGGALMGVAELETVVRLGLPMVVVVYDDEGYGAEVHHFGPHGFPLGAVTFPPADIAAIARGFGFEAVTVRREEDLSGVAAWLKGPRDKPLLVHAKVTADRPSWWLEEAFRGH
- a CDS encoding cyclase family protein — encoded protein: MGGVVSVLRDLVDGIRSGGIEVLDLTAPLSDKTPILLLPEPFGQTVPFSMQEISRYDDRGPAWYWNNFTTGEHTGTHFDAPVHWVTGRDGEDVSQVAPAKLIAPAVVLDFSAQSAADPDFLLEVDHVKAWEAEHGPLPDGGWLLYRTGWDARAQDQAEFLNADETGPHTPGMSIDCARYLAEETPITGIGVETVGTDAGAAHSFDPPFPCHSFLLGAGKYGLTQLRNLDRLPPTGAVVVAGPLPIVGGSGSPVRVLALVER
- a CDS encoding IS110 family transposase — its product is MDGEERLHGSDGRGRSGMAVAVGIDVSKEFHWAEIKVAETGKVLLSRRFDNAPGAIGELIEHITVAQAEHGPATVGIDVLGGIAGLLEAMLLHAGLAVVHVPGMAVNRARRATVGGERKSDPKDARVIADQVRMRDDLRPVQPGRELDAELRLLVGRRAELVTDATRRAARLRDLLTSIHPGLERVVDVTGKLGLHLLTRFVTPAEIRDAGLEDVLAHLRQVRHVKASMVRALAEAAIDAAAAQHIAVPGQTVAADIIRDLAAEALAGRERLAQLDARIQEVLARHPDAALILSLPGMGATLTAEFLAETGGIARFASPDQLASAAGLAPVLKQSGKVRYLQRATAGNKALKRVFYQSAFIAISCDPASRAFYDRKRAAGKRHHQALIALARRRVNVLHAILRHRRPYDPSHVRAAVA